CCGTAGGGCGGGGCGGCGAGCGACCCGGTGTCCCCGGACACCACTCGTCGCGGCCCCAGCACCCCGAGGTGCAGCCACACGCTCGCCGATCCGGGACCGCCGTTGAAGGCGAAGGTCACCGGGCGCGGCTCGGCGCTGTCCACGACGTAGGAGGTCAGGTGGACTTCGGCCTTCGCCTTGAGCCCGTCGAACTTGCCGTCGGTGGTCGCCTCTTCGCGCAGCACGATGCGGCCGGTCGTGGCCGTGTAGGAGAGCTCACCGCCGTCCGCGGTGATCGTGTGGTGCGTGCTGACCAGGTCATCCGCCGGCTCCGCCGGGGTCGTCGTTTCCTGCCCGGCTTCGCCGGTGCTCGTTTCGGTGGCTGCCATGACCGAACTCTACGTGCCGGAACCCGCGCCCCGGCGCGGATTCTGCGACGGTGGACGCGTGATCCCCGAGCTGATCGACGACCCCGTCACCGACCCCGCCGGCGCGGCGCGCGGTGCCCGCGACCTCGGAGACCTCGACGACGCGGTGCCGCACTGCGCGGCGTGCCCGCGGCTGGTCGAGTGGCGCGAGCGGGTCGCGCGGGAGAAGCGGGCGGCGTTCCGCGGCGACACCTACTGGGGTCGCCCGGTTCCCGGTTTCGGCCTGCCGGACGCGGCGATCGCGATCGTCGGTCTCGCTCCCGCCGCGCACGGCGCGAACCGGACCGGCCGGATGTTCACCGGTGATCCTTCCGGTGACGTGCTCTACCAGGCCCTCTACGACGTCGGTCTCGCCTCGCAACCGGACGCGCACCGGCTCGGCGACGGATTGTCCTTGCGCGGCACCAGGATCACCGCGCCGGTCCGGTGCGCCCCACCGGAGAACAAGCCGACTCCCGCCGAGCGCGACACGTGCCGCCCGTGGCTGGCGCGCGAACTCCTGCTGCTGCGCGAGACGGTGCGGGTGGTGCTGGTGCTCGGCGGTTTCGGCTGGCAGGCCGTGCTGCCGGTGCTGGGGGCGGCGGCGTGGCAGGTGCCCGCGCCGCGCCCCAAGTTCGGGCACGCCGCCCAAGTCGTCCTCCCCGCCACCGACGGCGGCCGAGATCTCCACCTGCTCGGCTGCTACCACGTCAGCCGGCGCAACGTGCAGACCAAGCTGATGACACCGGCGATGCTGCGCACCGTCCTGGAACAGGCGAAAGACCTGGCGGGCCTCGGCTGATCGCGGTCGCTGGCCGACGGAGGCCGATCGATCCGGGCTGATCTCCACGGCACCGCCGGGGGCACGTATCAGGCGGAGTGGTCGTCAGCGGTGCGCAGTGCGGTGACGAACGCCGGGTGCGGGGCCGTCAGCACGACTTCGGAACCGTCCTCCGAGGTGCGCGCGCCGGTGATCCGGGGCAGCGATCCGAGCACGAACGGCACGACCGAGACGATCGCCGCGAAGAAGCCGCCGAGCAACGCCGCGCCGAGGGCAGGGCTCTGCACCCCGGTGATCAGCCGCGCCGCAAGCGCCCCGGCGATCAGCACCACCCCGCCCCAGAACAGCGCGTTCGCCAGCACCAGCCCGGCGGTCCGCTGCCGAGCGCACGTCGTGCACAGCGGCCAATCGCGCACTCTGGTGATCCGCACCTTCTGCGCGCGTTCACCGAGCCTGCCCGCCACGCCGAGCGGGTTGGCGCTCATGGCTCGGCTGCCCTGTGGTTCGGCGCGCGACTGGAGGGCGAAATCGACCGAGCGGGCCGAATTCCGCCCGTGCCGAGCGCAGCACCCCGGCAGCGCGCCAGGGGTCTCCGCCACCTGCGCGGGCACTCTGACCTGCTCCGGCAGCTCGTTCTTCCGCATGTTGACCCCCGTACGACGAGACGGACATTTCACTCTATCGGTGTGGTAAAAAGCAGCCGCCAAGCGGTTTCCTGCGAGGGTGCGGCTGCCCGCCGGGCACTCGCGGGAGCGCACATCTGGGGGAAGGAGTACCGCGCTGAGATGGGTTTCACCGCGGATCCGAAGAGCATCGGTGACTTCGCCAGCAGTCTTGGTGAACGCGTCAGCGACGCCAACAAGGCCGTCGACTACGTCGAGGAGTGGATCAGTTTCGGCTACTCCGAGGGGCGCATGTTCGTCACGGCGGTCGAGGCGGCAGAGGACGCGAAGGCGGCCTTGACCGCCAACTACCGGAAGTTGGCGGAATTGCAGCGAACCGCGTCCTCCGAGGTGGAC
This window of the Saccharopolyspora gloriosae genome carries:
- a CDS encoding uracil-DNA glycosylase is translated as MTELYVPEPAPRRGFCDGGRVIPELIDDPVTDPAGAARGARDLGDLDDAVPHCAACPRLVEWRERVAREKRAAFRGDTYWGRPVPGFGLPDAAIAIVGLAPAAHGANRTGRMFTGDPSGDVLYQALYDVGLASQPDAHRLGDGLSLRGTRITAPVRCAPPENKPTPAERDTCRPWLARELLLLRETVRVVLVLGGFGWQAVLPVLGAAAWQVPAPRPKFGHAAQVVLPATDGGRDLHLLGCYHVSRRNVQTKLMTPAMLRTVLEQAKDLAGLG
- a CDS encoding type VII secretion target is translated as MGFTADPKSIGDFASSLGERVSDANKAVDYVEEWISFGYSEGRMFVTAVEAAEDAKAALTANYRKLAELQRTASSEVDKAAQFYRDTDSDQAERLDRSYE